In one window of Sulfitobacter noctilucicola DNA:
- a CDS encoding glutathione S-transferase family protein: MVDLILHHYEASPYSEKIRTLMGFKGLSWSSVIVPPIAPKADLLALTGGYRRAPVLQIGADIYCDSALIAAELDQRFPARALAPNTVGTATPLLDNWADRILFWQVVRYSMGLRADAVPPALIHDREAFWDHKIDLDGLKADVGYHRGQITTGLGWLENLLGGADFFAGDTPALTDLALYHVVWFFAKADTAASGSGLSLFPALSAWMARIAEFGHGTRTELAPAEAINIALSAPPAPLPETGAAHPAIGAPVQVLVDEFGTEVIDGTLAHIDDTRIILHRDTPQVGTVAVHFPRHGYPLRTTLIQGKDT, from the coding sequence ATGGTCGACCTGATCCTGCACCACTATGAAGCCTCTCCCTATTCCGAAAAAATCAGAACTTTGATGGGCTTCAAGGGGCTGTCATGGTCATCGGTCATCGTGCCTCCTATTGCGCCAAAGGCTGATCTGCTGGCCTTGACGGGTGGCTACAGGCGGGCCCCAGTGCTTCAGATCGGGGCGGATATCTACTGTGATTCCGCCCTGATCGCCGCCGAGCTTGACCAGCGGTTTCCGGCGCGCGCCCTTGCCCCGAACACTGTGGGCACAGCAACCCCGTTGCTCGACAATTGGGCGGACCGCATTTTGTTCTGGCAAGTGGTTCGTTACAGCATGGGTCTGCGCGCTGATGCCGTTCCCCCAGCCCTGATCCATGACCGCGAGGCGTTTTGGGATCACAAGATTGATCTGGACGGCCTGAAAGCGGATGTCGGCTATCATCGCGGCCAAATTACAACAGGGCTTGGTTGGCTTGAGAACCTGCTGGGCGGTGCCGATTTCTTTGCCGGGGACACGCCCGCGCTGACTGATCTGGCACTCTATCATGTGGTTTGGTTTTTTGCCAAAGCTGACACAGCCGCCAGCGGCAGCGGTCTATCGCTGTTCCCGGCATTGTCGGCATGGATGGCGCGCATTGCGGAGTTCGGTCACGGCACACGAACCGAATTGGCGCCTGCTGAAGCGATCAACATCGCGCTTTCGGCGCCCCCCGCCCCCCTTCCAGAAACGGGAGCTGCACATCCCGCGATAGGCGCGCCGGTACAGGTTCTGGTCGATGAATTTGGCACGGAAGTCATCGACGGTACGCTGGCCCATATCGACGACACCCGCATCATTCTGCATCGGGACACGCCACAGGTGGGAACGGTTGCCGTGCATTTCCCGCGACACGGCTATCCGCTTCGTACAACTCTAATCCAAGGGAAAGACACATGA
- a CDS encoding type 1 glutamine amidotransferase domain-containing protein: MKILMVLTSHDTLGDTGKKTGFWLEEFAAPYYVFKDAGADIMLASPKGGQPPIDPSSDNADAQTNDTRRFKDDPETQKHLATTLKLSDVTEDGFDAIFYPGGHGPLWDLAESADSKRLIEAFAAADLPVGAVCHAPAVFRHTQGADGKPLVSGRRVTGFTNTEEEAVGLTDVVPFLVEDMLKANGGQYEKGADWASFVLRDGKLVTGQNPASSAAAAQDILGLLK, encoded by the coding sequence ATGAAAATTCTGATGGTACTGACATCCCACGACACACTCGGGGACACAGGCAAGAAAACTGGCTTCTGGCTGGAGGAGTTTGCGGCCCCCTATTACGTCTTCAAGGACGCCGGAGCAGATATTATGCTGGCCTCGCCCAAAGGGGGACAGCCGCCGATTGATCCGTCCAGCGACAACGCTGACGCACAGACCAACGACACCCGTCGGTTCAAAGACGATCCAGAGACGCAAAAGCATCTTGCGACGACGCTGAAGCTTTCGGATGTAACCGAAGACGGGTTCGACGCCATCTTCTATCCGGGCGGCCACGGCCCTTTGTGGGATCTGGCCGAAAGCGCGGACAGCAAACGCCTGATCGAGGCCTTCGCCGCCGCCGATTTGCCTGTAGGCGCAGTTTGCCACGCCCCAGCCGTGTTCCGCCACACCCAAGGTGCGGACGGCAAACCGCTGGTGTCTGGTCGCCGGGTGACGGGTTTTACCAACACCGAAGAAGAGGCCGTCGGCCTTACCGATGTTGTGCCGTTCTTGGTGGAAGACATGCTGAAGGCCAATGGTGGCCAGTATGAAAAAGGGGCGGATTGGGCCAGTTTCGTGCTGCGTGACGGAAAACTGGTCACCGGCCAGAACCCCGCCTCATCCGCCGCCGCCGCGCAAGATATCCTCGGGCTGCTGAAGTAG
- a CDS encoding iron-containing alcohol dehydrogenase: protein MNNFDFRNPTHILFGKGRIADLKDQVPADAKVLILYGGGSAEKTGVLGQVRAALAGRTLVEFGGIEPNPRFATALKAVDVIGQEGITFLLAVGGGSVIDATKFIAAAAKYDGDAWDILTSRGSVITQALPFGTVLTLPATGSEMNSGAVITNPEKGAKLPFGSPHCYPVFSVLDPEVTYTLPPRQIANGVADAFVHIIEQYLTYPSAARVQDGFAETLLRTLIELGPKALETPEDYDVRANLMWTATLALNGLIGAGVPQDWASHMIGHEITALNDTDHARTLAVVLPSLMSDQRGPKREKLLQYAANVWDIREGSDDARIDAVIKATRRFFEQMGIKTRLGDYAIAAPEIDLIVAALKDHGMTALGEQNAITPEDARRILETAL from the coding sequence ATGAACAATTTTGACTTTCGCAATCCGACACATATCCTGTTTGGAAAGGGTCGTATCGCGGACCTGAAGGATCAGGTTCCGGCTGACGCAAAGGTGCTGATCCTTTATGGTGGAGGCAGCGCGGAGAAAACAGGCGTCCTTGGTCAGGTGCGTGCGGCACTTGCGGGCCGGACCTTGGTCGAATTTGGCGGTATTGAGCCCAATCCGCGCTTTGCCACTGCGCTGAAGGCTGTCGACGTGATTGGCCAAGAAGGGATCACCTTCCTGTTGGCTGTCGGCGGTGGCTCCGTTATTGACGCCACCAAATTTATCGCGGCGGCGGCCAAATATGATGGCGACGCCTGGGACATCCTGACATCTCGCGGGTCGGTCATCACGCAAGCGCTGCCCTTTGGCACCGTGTTGACCTTGCCCGCCACCGGTTCGGAGATGAACTCTGGCGCTGTGATCACCAATCCCGAGAAGGGCGCTAAGCTTCCGTTTGGTAGCCCACATTGCTACCCGGTTTTCTCGGTGCTGGACCCCGAGGTCACTTACACGCTGCCGCCCCGTCAAATCGCGAACGGCGTGGCCGACGCGTTTGTTCACATCATCGAACAATATCTGACCTATCCATCCGCCGCGCGCGTTCAGGACGGTTTTGCCGAAACCCTGCTACGCACCCTGATCGAGCTTGGGCCCAAAGCCCTTGAGACGCCGGAGGACTATGACGTTCGCGCCAACCTGATGTGGACGGCAACACTGGCACTGAATGGCCTGATCGGCGCAGGTGTCCCGCAGGACTGGGCAAGCCATATGATCGGACATGAGATTACTGCGCTCAATGACACCGACCACGCCCGCACACTGGCTGTCGTGTTGCCGTCACTGATGAGCGACCAACGTGGCCCCAAACGCGAGAAACTGCTGCAATATGCTGCTAATGTTTGGGACATCCGTGAGGGATCTGATGATGCGCGGATTGATGCCGTGATCAAGGCAACACGCAGGTTCTTTGAACAGATGGGTATCAAAACCCGACTCGGCGATTACGCAATTGCTGCACCTGAAATTGATCTTATCGTCGCCGCCTTGAAGGATCACGGCATGACCGCCCTTGGCGAACAAAATGCCATCACCCCCGAAGATGCCCGCCGCATTCTTGAAACAGCCTTGTAG
- a CDS encoding TniB family NTP-binding protein: MIHRAHCSRWRDGELRAGTTEEDGRIVLIQSDIWIGFPRAEQVLDRLQVMIEAPRQTRMPGLLVHGASGIGKTMIARNLSRKYAPEYDPASGITRTPLLLLQAPPAPDERRFYLHILATVGAPATALSARAQNVASLEVRVVALLRDLGLRMIMIDEVHNLLAGTHREQRRFLNVLRYLSNELEVSLVCLGVSEAVDAIRGDIQLARRLDEHHLPNWRDDAEFSDMIQTLIAAMPLEKKSNLKVKSLKQILALTGGVTSRIFALIKDLSIYAIVTGNECITDDAIAKWTPVWSRHANANRRLEKSGV, from the coding sequence GTGATACATCGCGCCCATTGTTCAAGGTGGAGAGATGGTGAATTGAGGGCAGGGACAACTGAAGAAGACGGCCGGATCGTCCTCATTCAATCGGATATCTGGATCGGCTTTCCACGGGCGGAACAGGTGTTGGACCGCTTGCAGGTCATGATCGAAGCGCCACGACAAACCCGTATGCCTGGGCTTCTTGTGCATGGTGCCTCCGGGATCGGCAAGACGATGATCGCCCGAAACCTGTCGCGCAAATACGCACCGGAATATGACCCAGCATCGGGAATTACGCGAACGCCGCTGTTGCTGCTACAAGCGCCGCCAGCTCCCGACGAACGGCGGTTCTATCTGCACATCCTTGCGACCGTCGGGGCACCGGCCACGGCACTGAGCGCGCGCGCTCAAAATGTGGCCTCCCTCGAAGTCCGTGTCGTCGCGCTTTTGCGCGACCTTGGCCTGCGGATGATCATGATCGACGAGGTCCACAACCTCTTGGCCGGGACCCACCGCGAACAGCGCCGCTTTCTCAATGTTCTGCGGTATCTCAGCAATGAACTCGAAGTGTCACTGGTCTGCTTGGGGGTCAGCGAGGCCGTCGATGCCATCCGTGGTGATATCCAGCTTGCCAGGCGGCTGGACGAACATCACCTGCCAAACTGGCGCGACGACGCCGAGTTCTCGGACATGATCCAGACACTCATCGCGGCAATGCCCCTCGAGAAGAAATCCAATCTGAAGGTCAAGTCACTAAAGCAGATACTTGCGCTGACCGGCGGGGTGACCTCGCGCATCTTCGCCCTGATCAAGGATCTTTCCATCTACGCCATTGTCACAGGTAATGAATGCATCACCGATGACGCAATCGCAAAATGGACGCCGGTTTGGTCGCGCCATGCGAACGCCAATCGGCGGCTCGAGAAGTCCGGGGTGTGA
- a CDS encoding alkene reductase → MSTIPETDLFSPVVVGPYTLSNRIVMAPLTRARSPENIATPMMQEYYAQRASAGLIISEGVNISPQATGYAFTPGIWTDEQIESWCPVTAGVHDKGGRIFAQLWHVGRVSHPDVQAGGILPVAPSAVRPEVDAFTPDGKKPALTPRALALEELPGIVADYAQATHNALAAGFDGVEIHAANGYLLDQFMRDGANQRTDAYGGSVENRIRLTLEVTKAVAAICDDGRTGLRISPISTANGLTDSNPAPVFTALVDQLNDIDLAYLHVVEGVTGGARAVEGGFDLNILRQRFNGNYIANNGYDRDLAIAARRSDAADLIAFGRPYIANPDLVARLQQNAPLNALDGATAYGGGAEGYIDYPVLPHE, encoded by the coding sequence ATGTCAACCATCCCTGAAACTGATCTCTTTTCCCCCGTCGTTGTCGGACCTTATACGCTGTCAAACCGCATCGTAATGGCCCCCCTAACCCGCGCGCGGTCCCCCGAAAACATCGCCACCCCAATGATGCAGGAATATTACGCCCAACGCGCATCGGCAGGCCTGATCATCAGTGAAGGCGTGAACATTTCGCCGCAGGCCACAGGGTACGCCTTTACTCCCGGGATCTGGACCGACGAGCAAATCGAAAGCTGGTGCCCCGTCACGGCCGGTGTCCATGACAAGGGTGGCCGCATCTTTGCTCAGCTGTGGCATGTCGGCAGGGTGTCCCACCCGGATGTGCAGGCCGGTGGGATATTGCCTGTCGCTCCCTCCGCTGTTCGCCCTGAAGTGGATGCGTTCACTCCGGATGGAAAGAAACCAGCACTCACACCGCGGGCGCTGGCCCTGGAGGAGTTGCCGGGGATTGTCGCAGATTACGCGCAAGCGACGCACAACGCTCTTGCCGCAGGGTTTGATGGCGTCGAGATTCACGCCGCGAACGGATACTTACTCGATCAGTTCATGCGTGACGGGGCCAACCAGCGTACCGATGCCTATGGTGGGTCGGTCGAGAACCGCATTCGGCTGACACTTGAGGTCACGAAAGCTGTCGCGGCCATCTGCGATGATGGCCGCACAGGTCTTCGGATATCCCCAATCAGCACTGCCAATGGCCTTACGGACAGCAATCCTGCACCCGTGTTCACCGCACTTGTCGATCAGTTGAATGATATTGATCTGGCTTATCTCCACGTTGTGGAAGGTGTGACGGGCGGAGCACGAGCCGTCGAGGGTGGATTTGATCTGAATATCTTGCGGCAGCGTTTCAACGGGAACTACATCGCCAACAATGGCTATGACAGAGACCTTGCAATTGCGGCGCGCCGCAGTGACGCCGCCGATCTAATCGCCTTTGGTCGTCCCTATATTGCCAACCCGGACCTGGTGGCCCGGCTACAGCAGAACGCACCCCTCAACGCACTTGACGGCGCGACCGCATATGGCGGCGGGGCCGAGGGATACATCGATTACCCTGTTCTCCCACATGAGTGA
- a CDS encoding Mu transposase C-terminal domain-containing protein, with translation MDDDGEASVAVGAEESRRAAVLRPLVQAYLNGAGSLESGINDAVWELGVSRATVWRWIKRLAEEGGRTSALAPRKRGRPAGTTLISGKVESVIEEHLRRYFLRRERSSLSRVVTEIRSACWQQGLQPPTRRTVQRRLDAMDAREVAKAREGAKAARQKFAAFTGENKASQPLEVVQIDHTPADIILVDSFERQPIGRPWVTLAIDVATRMVTGYYTSLEAPSRLSVALCLTQAVAPKAELLAELVCNVPWPAQGKPHSIHVDNGRDFRSHAFRSACAEWGIDLVYRPPGSPHFGGHIERLIGTMMGAVHLLPGTTQSSVVAKGDYDAEGMATMTLSDFDRWFALEICRYNNSIHSSLGCTPVAKWEALSEQMMGDIPFEIEAFRVSFLPSELRKVRRDGIHLFQIRYWSDALAGHIGRGDGKVVVRYDPRDLSVIWVELDNDRYVEARYRNLEIPPVSLWEYREAMRNARAVGKSGSNELVLAELIRQQRQIESESLSLTRAERRSRERKGTLEGANSAISTTEGLRAIDTGDTSRPLFKVERW, from the coding sequence ATGGATGATGATGGCGAAGCCTCCGTTGCAGTTGGTGCTGAAGAGTCGCGCAGGGCCGCCGTGCTACGTCCGCTTGTTCAGGCATATCTCAATGGGGCTGGCAGTCTGGAAAGCGGCATCAATGACGCCGTTTGGGAGCTTGGTGTCAGCAGGGCGACGGTCTGGCGTTGGATAAAGCGGCTGGCGGAAGAGGGTGGGCGCACCAGCGCACTGGCTCCGCGGAAACGGGGTCGTCCGGCCGGTACAACTTTGATATCCGGCAAAGTTGAATCGGTGATCGAAGAGCATCTTCGCCGATATTTCTTGCGCCGGGAGCGTTCGAGCCTCTCGCGCGTCGTGACTGAGATCCGCAGCGCGTGCTGGCAGCAGGGCTTGCAACCGCCGACACGGCGGACGGTTCAGCGTCGTCTGGATGCAATGGATGCCCGCGAAGTTGCAAAGGCACGAGAGGGGGCAAAGGCCGCCCGCCAAAAATTTGCGGCCTTCACAGGCGAGAACAAGGCCAGTCAGCCACTGGAGGTCGTGCAAATCGACCATACACCTGCCGACATCATTCTTGTTGACAGTTTTGAGCGCCAACCAATTGGCCGACCGTGGGTCACGCTGGCGATCGACGTCGCAACGCGGATGGTGACCGGATATTACACCTCTCTCGAGGCACCTTCGCGTCTGTCGGTGGCGCTTTGCCTGACACAGGCTGTGGCCCCCAAGGCGGAACTTCTGGCGGAATTGGTGTGCAATGTTCCTTGGCCCGCGCAGGGTAAACCACATAGCATCCACGTCGATAACGGGCGCGATTTCCGGTCGCATGCCTTTCGGTCGGCATGTGCGGAATGGGGGATCGATCTGGTCTATCGGCCGCCAGGCAGTCCTCATTTCGGAGGGCACATCGAACGATTGATCGGCACGATGATGGGGGCCGTGCACCTGTTGCCTGGAACAACGCAATCCTCGGTCGTGGCCAAGGGCGACTATGACGCCGAGGGCATGGCCACGATGACCTTAAGCGACTTCGATCGCTGGTTTGCTCTGGAAATCTGCCGCTACAACAACAGCATTCATTCAAGTCTTGGCTGCACGCCCGTTGCCAAATGGGAGGCGCTCTCAGAGCAAATGATGGGCGATATCCCCTTCGAGATTGAAGCCTTTCGGGTGAGCTTTCTGCCAAGTGAACTGCGCAAGGTCAGGCGTGACGGCATCCATCTGTTCCAGATACGGTACTGGTCCGATGCGCTTGCAGGCCACATCGGGCGCGGGGATGGAAAGGTGGTCGTCCGCTACGACCCTCGCGACCTCTCGGTGATCTGGGTCGAACTGGATAATGACCGATACGTCGAAGCTCGGTACCGAAACCTGGAAATTCCGCCTGTGTCGCTCTGGGAATATCGCGAAGCCATGAGGAATGCCCGTGCCGTTGGCAAGTCCGGATCCAATGAGCTGGTCCTGGCTGAGCTGATCCGACAGCAACGCCAAATCGAGTCTGAAAGCCTGAGCCTGACGAGGGCCGAACGCCGATCCCGTGAAAGAAAAGGGACATTGGAGGGCGCCAACTCGGCCATCTCGACAACCGAAGGGCTGCGCGCGATCGATACGGGTGATACATCGCGCCCATTGTTCAAGGTGGAGAGATGGTGA
- a CDS encoding NADP-dependent oxidoreductase — MAQTETVNRQLVLAERPKGEPTKDTLRLVEGDVPSPGAGQMLLRTEYLSLDPYMRGRMSDAPSYAAPVEIDGVMEGGTVAQVVTSKVDGFAPGDWVLSFNGWQDYALSDGTRTTNLGTSPAHPSWALGIMGMPGFTAWAGLTQIGAPKPGETIAVAAATGPVGATVGQIGKILGCRVVGIAGGPEKCAHAVNELGFDACIDHKADDFAEQLAKACPDGIDVYFENVGGKVLDGVIPLLNPNSRVPVCGLISQYNATDLPKGPDRMNWLMGQILRKKIKVQGFIIFDDFGHLYPDFAKDMGAWIESGQIKYREEIIDGLENALEAFIGLLNGENFGKRVIRVGQKK, encoded by the coding sequence ATGGCACAGACTGAAACAGTAAACCGCCAGCTTGTGTTGGCGGAACGCCCCAAAGGCGAACCGACCAAGGACACGCTTCGCTTGGTCGAAGGGGACGTCCCCTCCCCCGGTGCTGGGCAGATGCTTCTGCGCACCGAATATCTGTCGCTGGACCCTTATATGCGGGGGCGCATGAGCGATGCGCCATCTTACGCCGCGCCAGTGGAAATTGATGGCGTGATGGAGGGCGGCACAGTGGCTCAGGTCGTCACCTCAAAGGTTGATGGCTTTGCGCCGGGCGACTGGGTGCTCAGCTTCAATGGCTGGCAGGATTATGCGCTGTCGGATGGCACGCGGACCACCAATCTGGGCACCTCGCCTGCACACCCGTCTTGGGCGCTCGGTATCATGGGTATGCCCGGATTTACCGCTTGGGCGGGTCTGACGCAAATTGGCGCGCCAAAGCCGGGCGAAACCATCGCCGTGGCGGCCGCAACCGGCCCGGTCGGGGCCACTGTGGGCCAGATCGGCAAGATCCTTGGCTGCCGCGTGGTCGGCATCGCGGGCGGGCCAGAAAAATGCGCCCATGCGGTCAATGAGTTGGGTTTTGACGCCTGTATCGATCACAAGGCAGATGACTTTGCCGAACAGCTTGCAAAGGCCTGTCCCGATGGCATTGATGTCTATTTCGAAAATGTCGGCGGCAAGGTCCTCGACGGGGTCATCCCGCTGTTGAATCCAAACTCACGGGTGCCGGTCTGCGGATTGATCTCTCAGTATAATGCGACTGACTTGCCCAAAGGACCGGACCGGATGAATTGGCTTATGGGTCAAATCCTGCGCAAGAAGATCAAGGTGCAGGGCTTCATCATCTTTGACGACTTCGGCCACCTCTACCCGGATTTTGCCAAAGACATGGGGGCGTGGATCGAAAGCGGCCAAATCAAGTACCGCGAAGAGATCATCGACGGTTTGGAAAATGCGCTCGAAGCCTTCATTGGCCTGCTGAATGGCGAAAACTTTGGCAAGCGCGTGATCCGCGTCGGCCAGAAAAAATAG
- a CDS encoding TniQ family protein, which translates to MKPHPLPKTVAPIPDELLSSWLSRLAAANYCDDAELLAHLKIDIAHGTALDFSVDAVAVEKIANAARVDPDVVRSLTFPAMTPREASLTAQMPFQHCLQCSREGLLLRHWRRAWAFDCQVCRTRLVQTLGQPGEEQISEKLIYRARCGAGMLEHAARSRGPKQLRRAMRAVTFAMSLKTFRGDPSFALQNPRSEVRLFCLAAIAAARSRPLAKAAIVSSGIDDYARVALLRAFDKEPRLLAAVDHIAQRRARSAGPMTAESRN; encoded by the coding sequence GTGAAGCCGCACCCGCTGCCGAAGACTGTCGCGCCGATCCCAGACGAGTTGTTATCAAGTTGGTTGTCTCGGCTGGCTGCGGCCAACTACTGCGATGACGCGGAACTGCTGGCTCATCTGAAAATCGATATCGCGCATGGCACCGCCTTGGACTTCAGCGTCGACGCGGTTGCGGTGGAGAAGATTGCCAACGCCGCACGGGTCGACCCAGATGTTGTGCGATCTTTGACCTTTCCGGCAATGACGCCACGAGAAGCCTCGCTGACGGCTCAGATGCCATTCCAGCATTGCCTGCAATGCTCCAGAGAGGGTCTTTTGCTCAGGCATTGGAGGCGGGCTTGGGCATTTGACTGTCAGGTTTGCCGGACGAGACTTGTGCAGACTCTTGGCCAACCCGGAGAGGAACAAATATCCGAAAAACTGATATACCGAGCGCGCTGCGGGGCAGGGATGCTGGAACACGCCGCGCGATCACGTGGCCCCAAGCAACTTCGGCGCGCAATGCGCGCAGTCACCTTTGCCATGTCGCTTAAGACCTTCCGCGGGGATCCGTCGTTCGCTCTACAGAACCCCAGATCGGAAGTTAGGCTGTTCTGCCTCGCCGCAATCGCTGCCGCGCGATCTCGTCCCTTGGCTAAAGCAGCCATCGTCAGCTCCGGCATCGACGACTATGCAAGGGTTGCTCTCTTGCGCGCCTTCGATAAGGAGCCACGTCTGCTTGCCGCGGTTGATCACATCGCGCAAAGGCGCGCGAGAAGCGCAGGCCCCATGACAGCCGAATCTCGCAATTAA
- a CDS encoding aldo/keto reductase: protein MKTRNLGGGLGSVSAIGLGCMGMSEFYGPTNRDQSYETLDRALELGVTFYDTADTYGIGANETLLSDFVRQNRDNVTLATKFAIIRSDDPAVRHIDSSPAYMKQAVEASLKRLGIDQIDLYYAHRLDGVTPIEDTVGAMADLIKEGKIRGIGLSEISAQTLRRANAVHPVAAVQTEYSLWSRDPEAEMLATCAELGTAFVPYSPLGRGFLTGKVTTLSDLADDDFRHTQPRFADGNLDQNLNLLEQYRAIADSAGCSPAQLALAWVLAQGDHIVPIPGTKRRTYLEDNIGAADVTLTEDILTRLDTLFSRGAAAGGRYTEQGMQMTNL from the coding sequence ATGAAAACGCGTAATCTGGGTGGCGGACTGGGATCCGTATCAGCCATTGGGCTTGGCTGCATGGGCATGTCCGAATTCTACGGCCCGACCAACCGCGATCAATCCTATGAAACGCTGGACCGTGCGCTTGAATTGGGTGTCACGTTCTACGATACCGCCGATACCTACGGTATCGGCGCGAATGAAACCTTGTTGTCGGATTTCGTCCGGCAAAACCGGGACAACGTCACGCTGGCGACCAAGTTCGCAATCATCCGATCCGACGATCCGGCCGTACGACACATCGACAGCAGCCCGGCCTACATGAAACAGGCGGTCGAGGCGTCGCTGAAACGTCTGGGGATTGATCAGATCGACCTCTATTACGCGCATCGCCTTGATGGGGTGACCCCGATCGAGGACACGGTCGGAGCGATGGCCGATCTTATCAAAGAAGGTAAGATCAGGGGGATCGGGTTAAGCGAAATCTCCGCACAAACTTTGCGTCGGGCAAATGCGGTGCACCCGGTTGCTGCGGTTCAGACAGAGTATTCGCTGTGGTCGCGAGACCCAGAGGCAGAGATGCTGGCCACGTGCGCCGAATTGGGTACGGCTTTTGTACCCTACAGCCCGCTTGGGCGCGGCTTTCTGACCGGCAAGGTCACCACACTAAGCGACCTGGCTGATGATGATTTCCGGCACACCCAGCCGCGCTTTGCCGATGGAAATCTGGATCAGAATCTGAACTTGCTGGAGCAATACCGTGCCATCGCCGACAGCGCCGGATGCTCGCCTGCGCAACTGGCGCTCGCATGGGTCTTGGCCCAAGGCGATCATATTGTTCCGATCCCGGGCACCAAGCGGCGCACCTATCTTGAAGACAATATTGGGGCCGCCGATGTCACACTAACCGAGGACATTCTCACCCGCCTCGACACCTTGTTCTCACGCGGCGCTGCCGCTGGCGGCCGTTACACGGAACAAGGGATGCAGATGACCAATCTGTAG